The DNA window GAACAAGCTAATTAATTGTATTAAGAAATTTACTAAAGATGTATCTGAAAATTAGGGTGTTCGAAGTAAAAGAAACTTTAAGGCAAGAATATCAAGGCGTAAGATGATCCAAGGCGAgggaggaaggaaaaaaaatcaaggcaacGCCTTGTCACATAGGAGACCAAGACGCCAGTCCAGAATGAAACGCCTTATCACCTAGGCATCGCCTTGATAGCTATACTTTATGaaggatgaaagtaggcaaggcaTCAGGCCCAGATaaggtcccaatagaagtgtggacgAGCTTAGGAATCTACGGTTCGTCTTagctaaccaagttgtttaataagattatgggCACAAGGAAAATTCCAGATGAATGGAAGAGAAGCATTATGGTtctgatttacaaaaataaatgagatattcaaaactgcaataactatagaggcataaaagtAATGGGTCataccaatttggttttatattaGATTTATGCTAGAAAATCCACGGAAAAAAACCATTTACTTAAAAgactgttggtgtatgatgtcttgtattcaaTCGCAGTTGAATctaaggagtactggtgcagggcACCCCCCCGACAGAACGGTTGTCccgctataaccctattctccattgatagtgctcaccgaggacgtaggcaatcttgccaaacctcataaacctatgtgcattgtttgtttttatttttccattaccttctgcaTCGCTTTTAGGGCTGTGTTTCTATAGAGACTCAaggaaagatttagagattgtAAGAAGgttctccatatggtctttattaacCTAGAATTCTAGAAAAAGATTATGACATAATCTCTAAAAAGTTATCTAGCAAGTactagaaaaagaagagaagtgtttcaagtaaatatgtagataattaaaaatatatatgatggtgtggtgactaaTGTATGAACTGTGGGGTTTAAGGAATGAATTCTCAATTataattgggttacatcaaggatcaactttgaGACTTTATTTGTTTGAACTTATCATAAATGATCTaactagagacattcaagatcagGTTCCTTGAATCCATTtatgctttttgttgatgatattcattaggtggatgagacaaaagcagagATTAAcccaagttggagttatggagatcaacctcgTAAAATGATGcgtaactttagttacactagGATGGAAAATGAAGTGGTGAAAATTAATAAGAGAGAGATACAACAAAGtaattattttagatttttGGGCTAAATCATAGatgaaaaaggagaaatagatgatgatgatgatgatgatgttacatAGAGAATTGAAATAGGATGGGTGAAGTGAAGAAGTGTgtttggagtgttgtgtgatcaacgtattcctttaaaacttaaaaagaaattttacaAGACAACCATAcgaccaactatgatgtatagtgcggaatgttgggtagtAAGAACATGGCTTAaagtatcgatgtgtattgtaCCGTATCGGATGATACATATCGGTATCGGCCagcaccgatacgatacatgtattttaaaatttttctatttatcGAAGCATATCGTACGATACACccctgatactcatcgatacataGCGATATTCTCAATAGTACAATTGAGCCCTGAACAAGTGAATTActtgtgtatcggtatgtaccgaacTGAGACGTATCTACTGAACCCATTTCACTTTCAAAACAGAGCTTGTTCTTCTCACTGGCAATAAttagttttcaaaatttgacGCACAACTGCACTTTTACCCAACAAATTTCACAATCTTGATTTATCATTCTTTCATATCCTCTTTGTTATGAATTATGGCATCCTCATGTTGATCACCTCCTCCAATTTACATCTATAGAGTCCTTGCAGCCAGAAGTACCTTCCATGTGATTTCTCCATTCCATTTCATTATTAATTTCTATAAGAATCATCACGACAACTGATGTCATCATTTCTATTTAATGTTGTTTGTCTTTACGACAAGCCGAGTGTGTTGTTTCTTCCACAAAATTGAACGTTGTAACTCACGTCATAATTGCTCAAGTTATCGTCATCCATTTTCCAGTGTTCTAATAGTATTGTTTACAAGAAGGTGGATGGCAGGATCAAACAATTAAGtttgttttacttcttttttgctatgtttgagtagatttaggtaaaacaaactaaaacattGCATCGAACATGATTTATTGCATCAATTTGTTCATAGATTTTAATTTCTTAGAAAGTCAACAATATACCTTTACCaaatgtaagaaacctcatccttttgaacaatttcaatttaataTACTTGTCTCTTAGTACggtgttctccattttagtgtttatgcatgatacatgttatatatagctttttttaaaccctttttttatacaaaaatttataaaaatgtgtttcatGTCCATTTCTATGCGTATcattagcgtatctctgataccctctgatacgtgtcttaaatttagccaatcgATACGGCGACCAAGACAGATACTTTATCCTtggttaagaagcatcatataaATAAACTAGGTGtaacagagatgaggatgtgtggcaaaactatgaAAGATTAAGCAAGGAATGATCATAGTGGAGCTGATTTAGGAGTAGCTCTGATACATAACAAGCTACGAGAAATTTgtttaaggtggtatggtcatgttcagcAAAGacctttggatgctccaatgtagaggagtgatttgatttagattgaaggaactaaaagagccaagGGCAGACCTCAAATGACCCtaagagaagtggtgaggaaatacatgcatagtttaggcctTATGTCAAGTATGGCCTCGAATAGAGCTGAatggagggtaaggatccatgtagccaaaaacccatttagttgggaaaagggatgagttgttgttgtaagtTCCATAGAAAGTGCTTTTGGTGCTGTCGTATAAGATTAGTAATGTACACTTGTTGGATGACATTCAAGAAATAAATGCTTAAGTGCAAATGCAGCAGAACAGAAGAAATTTTTCCTTAAAAAGAAAGTAATCTCCTAACGCCCACATGATAAAATTGTCTACGTTAGCATGAAAAAGCATCGAAATAAAGAAACATCTCCTATGTATGCGCCTGGTACTCTGTTAACTGATATATCAGACATTTCACGTGTGACTCAAACTGATTCTGAGGATGCCAACCAAAAGCaaggtatgatttttttttttaaacattagtTGGCAGTAAACTTTTAAGGACAACTGGATTTTCCTATCCAAATGCAGACTGCCATCTTTCATTGCATTCCTCGCACTCTTATGGAGCACAATTGAACTTCTTttccaacacacacacacacacaagcatGATCTATAGGGGAAGTGACTCGTTTTCTATGGTTAAACTATTATTCTTGTTAGACAGTTACCTAATAGAATGGTCCACAAGGAAACTTACAAGCAGTATCACTGTCTACACATAATGGTGAAGTAAATGTTCAAAAGCAATACGAATTCAGACATGTCCTACCAAAAACAAGTTCTGTTAAAAAGGAAAAGGCAAGGGAAGCAGGGATGATGACCTTCCATAAAGACTTAAGAGAGCCAAGTGAagaagcctagaaagtaaaaCCTCACCTAGaacttgtttttctcttctcttatagGCCAACGGGTACATCCTTAGGAGCAAGTAGTGGAGCATCAAGCAGATGCTAGGGAAATAATTATATGGGCACCTACATACTGGACAATGAGACTCGCCCCAAGCATCCATAGCTCTATGAACACACCAGAAACATGAAATGTGGCCACAAGCTGTAACAACAGAAAAATGATATTAGTAAAGgaccaattccatttcaagttttCTTCATCATAATAAATCCTTAATCCTTACCAAGTACGATAGGCTTGTAGAGGAGATCCCTgccaaaaaaactgaaaaaattattacataatATCTTAGACAGTTTTCccaccagaaaaaagaaaatcttagaACTTTTATGTAACAATAAATGAATATTTAACATGAGAAACAAATGCAAGCTAACCAGGACGGCAAAACCTCACTATTAGTAATTTCCATTAAGTAaatgcttctttttttaatgttacaaagggggagggggataaGGCGACGAACACGAGGCTTGAAACTAAGACCTTCTAGGAGCTTGGGTTCTGCCGCACCAAGTTCct is part of the Macadamia integrifolia cultivar HAES 741 chromosome 9, SCU_Mint_v3, whole genome shotgun sequence genome and encodes:
- the LOC122090041 gene encoding E3 ubiquitin-protein ligase PRT1-like isoform X2; this translates as MDGEKEQNVSPVTSNSTTVHHETLDSDNGDVEEISESFVCCVCLDLLYKPIVLACGHISCFWCVHRAMDAWGESHCPVCRCPYNYFPSICLMLHYLLLRMYPLAYKRREKQVLGEVLLSRLLHLALLSLYGRSSSLLPLPFPF
- the LOC122090041 gene encoding E3 ubiquitin-protein ligase PRT1-like isoform X1; amino-acid sequence: MDGEKEQNVSPVTSNSTTVHHETLDSDNGDVEEISESFVCCVCFFFGRDLLYKPIVLACGHISCFWCVHRAMDAWGESHCPVCRCPYNYFPSICLMLHYLLLRMYPLAYKRREKQVLGEVLLSRLLHLALLSLYGRSSSLLPLPFPF
- the LOC122090041 gene encoding E3 ubiquitin-protein ligase PRT1-like isoform X3; this translates as MSSGSMLRHFHFMLFLILFFLGATDLICCLGVWRDLLYKPIVLACGHISCFWCVHRAMDAWGESHCPVCRCPYNYFPSICLMLHYLLLRMYPLAYKRREKQVLGEVLLSRLLHLALLSLYGRSSSLLPLPFPF